In the Flagellimonas sp. HMM57 genome, one interval contains:
- a CDS encoding NUDIX hydrolase — translation MRNRILVFVLCLSIGSVSAQEIEKPVDNYTIKRLLICNDKDEIAMVKYNGTWNVPPLRFNKSETYNESLLHLAKDIGLEISKPKLAGVFSFKYGFKSTAALRMFYMAKYKSGTLKVKEGWEAIKWMPEEEFLQLKSQDVYSLMATKIIEDVSTLWGGAFFLYKENEEIKFKITEDFYSLR, via the coding sequence ATGAGAAATAGAATACTTGTTTTTGTTTTATGCCTATCTATTGGAAGCGTATCGGCACAAGAAATCGAAAAACCAGTGGACAACTATACCATAAAAAGGCTTTTGATCTGCAATGATAAAGATGAGATTGCCATGGTTAAATACAATGGAACATGGAATGTACCACCACTTCGGTTTAACAAGTCAGAAACGTATAATGAATCCCTATTGCATTTAGCCAAAGATATTGGCTTAGAAATATCCAAACCTAAATTGGCAGGTGTTTTTTCATTTAAGTACGGCTTTAAATCTACTGCTGCTCTTAGAATGTTCTATATGGCAAAATACAAATCGGGAACGCTTAAGGTCAAAGAAGGATGGGAAGCTATAAAGTGGATGCCAGAGGAAGAATTTTTACAATTAAAAAGTCAAGATGTCTATAGCCTAATGGCCACTAAAATTATTGAAGATGTGTCAACACTATGGGGTGGTGCATTCTTTCTCTATAAAGAAAATGAAGAAATAAAATTTAAAATCACTGAAGATTTTTATTCCTTGAGGTAA
- a CDS encoding nuclear transport factor 2 family protein: protein MKKILFLVSFVFFSASLIAQTEEDSIKATLQKYLDGSSYNNQELIEAAFYEEADLFLSKKDQELWVLSPKEYSDLFKNREKGKFNGRVGKILMVDYANNIACAKAEILIPKRNLKFIDIILLKKLEGEWKIISKAATQIE, encoded by the coding sequence ATGAAAAAAATACTGTTCTTAGTATCGTTCGTATTCTTTAGTGCCTCTTTAATAGCTCAAACCGAGGAGGACAGCATTAAAGCAACCCTACAAAAATATCTTGATGGCTCGTCTTACAATAATCAAGAATTGATTGAAGCTGCCTTTTATGAAGAAGCTGATCTCTTTTTGTCCAAAAAAGACCAAGAGTTATGGGTGCTATCCCCAAAAGAATACAGTGACCTCTTCAAAAACAGGGAAAAAGGAAAATTCAATGGAAGGGTCGGAAAAATTTTGATGGTAGACTATGCCAACAACATTGCTTGTGCCAAAGCGGAAATCCTAATTCCGAAAAGAAACCTAAAGTTCATCGATATAATCTTATTGAAAAAACTTGAAGGGGAATGGAAAATCATCAGCAAAGCAGCTACTCAAATTGAATAG
- a CDS encoding MATE family efflux transporter, with amino-acid sequence MAKVSSDQLGEEPIGKLLIKQAVPASIGILVMSLNILVDSIFVGNWIGSIAIAAINVVLPVSFFIAALGMAIGIGGSSIISRALGAENKEKALKTFGNQITLTLLVTISMVALGLYFVDDLIPAFGGKGTIFDPAKIYYTIILYGVPFLALCMMGNTVIRAEGKPKFAMVAMIIPSVGNLLMDYVFIYIFDWGMHGAAWATTAGYLMCFAYIFYFFTSKNSELKIGPAHFGLDMPILKEIGSLGFVTLARQAVTSITYLLMNNILFNLGGEAMVAVYAIIGRMLMFALFPVFGVTQGFLPIAGFNYGALKYERVKESISTAIKYAALVATLVFVGLMLFPEAITSLFLSNKENLPAEELLTNAFVLEHAPNAMRWVFAATPIIALQLIGAAYFQAVGKATPALLLTLTRQGFFFIPLILILPGYFGELGVWLSFPIADVLATIVTGIYLVREVKTKLKT; translated from the coding sequence ATGGCAAAGGTTTCATCAGATCAACTGGGCGAAGAACCTATTGGCAAGTTGCTGATCAAACAAGCCGTACCTGCTTCCATAGGCATACTGGTCATGTCTCTGAACATTCTGGTGGACTCCATTTTTGTAGGAAATTGGATTGGTTCCATTGCTATAGCCGCCATCAACGTGGTGCTCCCCGTTTCTTTTTTTATTGCGGCTTTGGGAATGGCCATCGGTATCGGTGGGTCGAGTATCATTTCTAGAGCACTTGGTGCGGAAAACAAGGAAAAGGCATTAAAAACGTTTGGTAATCAAATCACCCTTACCCTTTTGGTGACCATAAGCATGGTTGCCTTGGGGCTCTATTTTGTAGATGACCTTATCCCCGCCTTTGGTGGTAAAGGAACCATCTTTGACCCTGCGAAGATTTATTATACCATCATTTTATATGGAGTGCCGTTTCTTGCACTGTGTATGATGGGCAATACGGTAATTCGAGCGGAGGGCAAACCAAAGTTCGCTATGGTAGCCATGATCATTCCTTCCGTTGGGAATTTGCTCATGGATTATGTCTTTATTTATATTTTTGATTGGGGCATGCACGGAGCGGCCTGGGCAACGACTGCAGGGTATTTGATGTGTTTTGCTTATATCTTCTATTTTTTTACTTCTAAAAATTCAGAATTGAAGATAGGTCCTGCCCATTTTGGATTGGACATGCCGATTTTAAAGGAAATAGGGTCGCTTGGTTTTGTAACCTTGGCACGGCAAGCAGTAACCAGTATCACTTACCTTTTAATGAACAACATTCTATTCAATTTGGGAGGCGAGGCGATGGTTGCTGTATACGCTATTATCGGTAGAATGCTGATGTTCGCATTGTTTCCAGTTTTTGGAGTTACCCAAGGTTTTTTGCCAATCGCCGGATTCAACTATGGAGCCTTAAAGTACGAACGTGTAAAAGAATCCATCTCTACGGCAATCAAATATGCCGCTTTGGTAGCTACGTTGGTGTTTGTTGGACTGATGCTTTTCCCAGAAGCCATCACATCACTTTTTTTGAGCAATAAGGAGAATTTACCGGCCGAAGAATTACTAACGAATGCTTTCGTTTTGGAACATGCGCCTAACGCTATGCGATGGGTCTTTGCAGCGACACCTATTATTGCATTGCAGCTGATCGGGGCAGCGTATTTTCAGGCGGTAGGGAAAGCCACCCCAGCGTTGCTTCTGACCTTGACCCGACAAGGCTTCTTTTTTATTCCGCTTATTCTGATTTTACCCGGTTATTTTGGGGAACTTGGTGTTTGGCTTTCCTTCCCCATAGCCGACGTACTTGCAACTATCGTTACCGGCATTTACTTGGTTAGGGAAGTGAAAACTAAGCTGAAAACATGA
- the hemH gene encoding ferrochelatase yields the protein MKGVLLVNLGSPDSPTAKDVKPYLDEFLMDERVIDVPKLLRNLLVRGIILQTRPKKSAEAYAKIWWEEGSPLIVISERFMEKVQEQTDMPVALGMRYGSMTIKNALQELKDKGVDEVLLVPLYPHYAMSSYETVVVKVMEVQQEYFPEVHLTTLPAFYNSPEYIKVLSESIADGLKDFEYDHILFSYHGIPERHIRKSDPTKFHCKIDGSCCKINSVAHHTCYRHQCYDTTELVKAYLDLPEDKVSSSFQSRLAGDPWLKPYTDYEFERLAKEGKKRLAVITPAFVSDCLETLEEIAMEGKEQFEEAGGEHYKHIPCLNDSDAWVALMGKWVNEWKSNEVLPV from the coding sequence ATGAAAGGAGTATTGTTGGTTAATTTGGGCTCACCGGATAGCCCTACCGCAAAAGATGTAAAACCATATCTGGATGAATTTCTGATGGACGAACGGGTAATTGATGTTCCAAAATTGTTGCGGAATCTTTTAGTACGAGGAATTATTCTTCAGACCCGTCCCAAAAAATCCGCGGAGGCATATGCCAAAATCTGGTGGGAGGAAGGTTCTCCGCTAATTGTTATTTCGGAACGATTTATGGAAAAAGTTCAGGAGCAAACAGATATGCCCGTTGCTCTAGGGATGCGTTACGGTAGCATGACCATTAAGAATGCACTTCAAGAATTAAAAGACAAGGGAGTGGATGAGGTTTTATTAGTGCCATTATATCCACATTATGCCATGTCTTCCTATGAGACCGTTGTGGTAAAAGTGATGGAAGTACAACAAGAATATTTTCCAGAAGTCCATTTGACCACCTTGCCTGCATTTTATAATAGTCCAGAGTATATTAAAGTACTATCGGAAAGTATTGCAGATGGTCTGAAGGATTTTGAATATGACCATATTCTCTTCTCGTACCATGGTATTCCAGAACGACATATTAGAAAATCGGACCCGACCAAATTCCATTGTAAGATTGATGGTAGCTGCTGTAAAATCAATTCGGTAGCACACCACACCTGTTATAGGCATCAGTGTTACGATACTACAGAATTGGTAAAAGCATATCTTGACCTTCCCGAAGATAAAGTGAGTTCTTCATTTCAGTCGCGATTGGCTGGTGACCCATGGTTGAAACCGTATACCGATTACGAATTTGAGCGTTTGGCGAAAGAAGGAAAAAAGCGACTTGCTGTGATTACACCTGCCTTTGTAAGCGATTGCTTGGAAACTTTAGAAGAAATTGCCATGGAAGGCAAAGAACAGTTTGAAGAGGCAGGAGGAGAACACTACAAGCATATTCCATGTTTGAACGATAGTGATGCTTGGGTTGCTTTAATGGGCAAATGGGTCAATGAATGGAAATCTAACGAAGTCCTGCCCGTTTAG
- a CDS encoding N-acetylmuramoyl-L-alanine amidase-like domain-containing protein, whose product MFRTVLFYLLLIFGFVAQAQITCTSKDSTLFYSKLKDIQKIEEEATGNTIVSIGKTFLGIPYVEKTLEVGETETLVVNLRGLDCTTFVENVVAFGLLHKNQQYEFTDFTKNLQTIRYRNGELNGYPSRLHYFTEWIRNNEQKGLVMDVTSKLGGVETKKAINFMGTHRKLYPFLKQNDNYNAILEVEKMIAEENLCILPQHQIKQNESLIQSGDIIALATSIKGLDVTHTGIAIRQPNGRIHLLHASSSGSVMITEEPLVDYLKKIKNNIGIIVARPVLIPS is encoded by the coding sequence ATGTTTCGTACGGTTTTATTTTATCTCCTTTTGATTTTCGGATTTGTTGCGCAGGCACAGATTACCTGCACTTCTAAAGATTCTACGTTATTTTACTCCAAGTTGAAAGACATTCAAAAAATTGAAGAAGAGGCTACAGGAAATACAATTGTTTCCATAGGAAAAACATTTTTGGGAATACCTTATGTTGAGAAAACACTGGAAGTTGGCGAAACCGAGACCCTTGTAGTGAATCTAAGGGGTTTGGATTGTACGACTTTTGTCGAAAATGTTGTGGCTTTTGGTTTGCTACACAAAAACCAACAATATGAGTTTACGGATTTTACCAAAAATCTTCAAACTATTCGGTATAGGAATGGAGAGTTAAATGGCTATCCTTCTCGTTTACATTATTTTACAGAATGGATTAGAAACAATGAACAAAAAGGTTTGGTCATGGACGTTACTTCCAAATTGGGAGGTGTCGAGACTAAAAAGGCAATTAACTTTATGGGTACGCACAGAAAGTTGTATCCATTTTTAAAGCAAAATGACAACTACAATGCAATTTTAGAAGTTGAGAAAATGATAGCCGAGGAGAATCTATGTATTCTTCCACAACATCAAATTAAACAAAACGAAAGCCTTATTCAATCTGGTGATATCATTGCACTGGCAACTTCTATAAAAGGGTTGGATGTAACCCATACTGGAATCGCTATTCGCCAACCAAACGGTAGAATTCACTTACTACATGCTTCGAGTTCTGGGTCGGTAATGATTACCGAAGAACCCTTGGTCGACTATCTCAAAAAAATAAAAAACAATATTGGAATTATAGTGGCAAGACCTGTTTTAATTCCTTCCTAA
- a CDS encoding ThuA domain-containing protein — MKFYSFLFLVVFFLGCTNAQDKPKTEDVPKAPELVLVFSKTTGYRHKSIEKGVKTLKELGRQNGFIVLQTETSADFNPQNLKNYKLVVFLSTTSEVLADNEQTAFENYIKNGGSFLGIHAATDTEYNWPWYGKLVGGYFNGHPNDPNIRDAKIDVVNKEHPSTAHLKDTWQRSDEWYNYKNLNPNISVLLNLDETSYEGGTNGENHPIAWYHEFDGGRSFYTGGGHTEASFDEPDFKKHLLGAIIWCLGRN, encoded by the coding sequence ATGAAGTTTTATAGTTTTCTTTTTTTGGTTGTTTTTTTTCTAGGATGCACAAATGCCCAAGATAAACCTAAGACAGAAGATGTACCCAAAGCCCCAGAATTGGTATTGGTATTTAGCAAGACAACAGGATATCGCCATAAATCTATAGAAAAAGGAGTAAAAACCTTAAAAGAGTTGGGACGACAAAACGGGTTCATTGTATTACAGACCGAAACAAGCGCTGATTTTAATCCCCAAAATTTAAAAAATTATAAACTGGTCGTTTTCCTTAGTACGACTTCTGAAGTTTTAGCGGACAACGAACAAACGGCATTTGAAAACTATATAAAGAACGGAGGAAGTTTTTTAGGGATACACGCTGCCACCGATACCGAATATAACTGGCCTTGGTATGGAAAACTAGTAGGAGGCTATTTTAATGGTCACCCGAACGACCCAAATATTCGTGATGCTAAAATAGACGTTGTAAATAAGGAACATCCATCTACGGCACACTTAAAAGATACGTGGCAACGAAGTGATGAATGGTACAATTACAAAAATTTAAACCCTAATATTTCCGTTTTGCTCAACTTGGATGAAACCAGTTATGAAGGTGGGACAAATGGTGAAAACCACCCTATAGCTTGGTATCATGAATTTGATGGTGGCCGCTCGTTTTATACTGGTGGTGGTCATACCGAAGCTTCTTTTGATGAACCTGATTTTAAAAAGCACTTGCTAGGGGCAATTATATGGTGTTTAGGAAGGAATTAA
- a CDS encoding AraC family transcriptional regulator — translation MENVAQGSYEEILIENGFYILKIQNDTDESRIIEREINSSFIQFHFCLKGRSRFYFNKGQYHLEVSEENSLLLYNTQKDLPLHLNVSPNTWLLSVVMTIRRFHSLFSSEANYIPFLSEDNKEKKYYSQEAVSPAIAVVLSQLMTYNLHPSIKELYVKGKAYELISLYFNKTQNADLEQCPFLADEENVRRLKMAKEIIISRMSEPPTLAELSKEIGLSLKKLKEGFKQIYGDSVYGFLFDYKMEYARKMLETGSHNVNEVGLRVGYSTASHFIASFKKKYGTTPKKYLTSNV, via the coding sequence ATGGAAAATGTCGCCCAAGGTTCATATGAGGAAATTTTGATAGAAAATGGATTTTACATTCTTAAAATTCAGAACGATACCGATGAGAGTAGGATAATTGAAAGAGAAATCAACAGTTCTTTCATTCAGTTTCATTTTTGCCTAAAAGGAAGGTCCCGGTTTTATTTTAACAAAGGACAATATCATTTAGAAGTATCTGAGGAAAACTCATTACTATTATATAACACACAAAAAGACCTGCCCCTACATTTAAATGTTTCTCCAAACACATGGTTGTTGTCCGTAGTTATGACCATAAGAAGATTTCATTCACTTTTTTCGAGTGAAGCAAACTATATTCCTTTTTTAAGTGAGGACAACAAGGAGAAGAAATACTATTCGCAGGAGGCGGTCTCACCTGCAATTGCGGTAGTATTGAGCCAATTGATGACTTATAACCTACATCCATCCATAAAAGAACTGTATGTAAAGGGAAAAGCATACGAACTAATTTCCTTGTATTTCAACAAGACCCAGAATGCAGACTTGGAACAATGCCCTTTCTTGGCCGATGAAGAAAATGTAAGGCGTTTAAAAATGGCAAAGGAAATCATAATTTCAAGAATGTCAGAGCCTCCCACATTAGCTGAGCTTTCCAAGGAAATTGGGCTTAGTCTAAAGAAATTGAAAGAAGGGTTTAAACAAATCTATGGTGACTCCGTCTATGGTTTTCTGTTTGATTACAAAATGGAGTATGCCAGAAAAATGCTGGAGACCGGAAGCCATAACGTTAACGAAGTTGGGTTGCGTGTGGGTTACAGTACCGCAAGCCACTTTATAGCATCTTTCAAAAAGAAGTACGGTACCACACCAAAAAAATATTTAACTTCCAATGTTTAA
- the hemA gene encoding glutamyl-tRNA reductase — translation MRNYHISKHNSFYAIGLSYKKADAEIRGKFSLDVPAIDNIMVQAKEQGIDVLLAISTCNRTEFYGFAQHPYQLIKMLCDQTQGTVEEFQKVAYVYKNHDAISHMFKVGTGLDSQILGDFEIISQIKQGFYRSKKHEMANPFLERLCNAVIQASKRIKNETELSSGATSVAFASVRYILDTVPNISEKNILLFGTGKIGRNTCKNLVKHSKNSQITLINRTREKAEVVAGKFDLTVKDYGDLQSEIRRADILVVATGAQLPTISKALIYTKKPLLILDLSVPKNVSDDVLELENVSLVHLDQLSQITDDTLNKRKEFVPKAEAIIDHVREEFLKWLETRKFAPVINALKEKLKTMKAEEIDFHSRKLSDFNENQAEIISERIIQKITKQFANHLKSSEVDTEDSLELIQKVFQLEIDSK, via the coding sequence ATGAGGAATTACCATATTTCCAAACATAACTCATTTTATGCCATTGGCCTTAGCTACAAAAAAGCTGATGCCGAGATTAGGGGAAAGTTTAGCCTAGACGTTCCTGCCATAGATAACATCATGGTACAGGCAAAGGAGCAGGGTATAGATGTTCTTCTTGCCATATCTACTTGCAACCGAACAGAGTTTTATGGTTTCGCACAGCATCCTTATCAACTTATTAAAATGCTCTGTGACCAGACCCAAGGTACTGTGGAGGAGTTTCAGAAAGTTGCCTATGTATATAAGAACCATGATGCCATTTCACACATGTTCAAGGTGGGTACTGGTTTAGATAGTCAAATTCTTGGTGATTTTGAAATCATAAGCCAGATTAAACAAGGGTTTTACCGTTCCAAAAAACACGAAATGGCCAATCCTTTTCTGGAGCGTTTGTGCAACGCTGTTATACAGGCAAGCAAGCGTATTAAAAATGAAACTGAACTATCATCGGGTGCTACTTCGGTAGCTTTTGCTTCTGTTAGGTACATTCTAGATACGGTTCCCAATATCTCAGAAAAAAATATTTTACTCTTTGGTACGGGAAAAATAGGACGAAATACCTGTAAAAATTTAGTAAAGCACTCCAAGAATTCTCAAATCACCCTTATCAATAGAACAAGGGAAAAAGCTGAGGTGGTTGCAGGAAAATTTGATTTAACGGTTAAGGACTACGGGGACCTACAAAGCGAAATACGAAGAGCGGATATTTTAGTCGTTGCCACCGGAGCACAACTGCCAACAATTTCCAAAGCACTTATTTACACAAAAAAACCATTGCTTATTCTAGATCTTTCTGTTCCTAAAAACGTGTCCGATGACGTCTTGGAACTTGAAAATGTATCCTTGGTACATCTAGACCAGCTTTCCCAGATTACAGACGATACGTTGAACAAAAGAAAAGAATTCGTCCCCAAGGCAGAAGCAATAATAGACCATGTAAGGGAAGAGTTTTTAAAATGGTTGGAAACAAGGAAGTTTGCCCCTGTTATCAACGCTCTAAAGGAGAAACTAAAAACAATGAAAGCCGAAGAAATCGACTTTCATTCCAGAAAGTTATCTGACTTTAACGAAAATCAGGCAGAAATCATTTCCGAACGTATCATTCAAAAAATAACCAAGCAATTTGCAAACCATTTAAAAAGTTCAGAGGTCGATACCGAAGATAGTCTAGAGCTTATCCAAAAAGTTTTTCAGCTAGAAATCGATTCTAAATGA
- the hemC gene encoding hydroxymethylbilane synthase, with the protein MSKIIRIGTRDSELALWQATTVQQKLEALGYDTTLVPIKSTGDQVLDKPLYELGITGIFTKTLDIALLKGQIDIAVHSMKDVPTQLPKGIVQTAVLERAVTNDILVHKGLDFMESDNEATIATGSLRRKAQWLHKYPHHNVVDLRGNVNSRLLKLIENDWSGAIFAQAGLERIKLLPKDALELDWMIPAPAQGAMLIVAQENDEFSKDASQKLNHKDSEITTTIEREFLRTLEGGCTAPIGALAQIKDQSVHFEGVIFSLDGKQKIEIQKETEPKNSSGFGQACAKEVLNMGGDKLMDAIRNENSALH; encoded by the coding sequence ATGAGCAAAATCATACGAATTGGAACCCGCGATAGCGAATTGGCATTGTGGCAAGCAACAACAGTACAGCAAAAACTGGAAGCATTAGGCTACGATACTACGTTAGTACCCATTAAATCTACAGGCGACCAGGTTTTGGACAAACCACTCTATGAATTGGGAATTACGGGAATTTTTACCAAGACCTTGGATATTGCATTATTAAAAGGCCAAATTGATATTGCAGTACATTCCATGAAGGATGTTCCTACGCAATTACCAAAAGGTATTGTCCAAACCGCGGTTTTAGAACGTGCCGTAACCAATGATATTCTGGTTCACAAAGGATTGGATTTTATGGAATCTGACAACGAAGCTACGATAGCTACCGGTAGTCTGCGGAGAAAAGCACAATGGTTGCATAAATATCCGCATCATAACGTAGTGGATTTGAGGGGTAATGTAAATTCAAGGCTCTTAAAACTTATTGAAAACGACTGGAGCGGTGCCATTTTTGCCCAAGCAGGATTGGAACGCATCAAATTATTGCCCAAAGATGCTTTGGAATTGGACTGGATGATTCCTGCACCAGCACAAGGAGCAATGCTTATAGTAGCACAGGAAAATGATGAGTTTTCCAAAGATGCTTCTCAAAAGCTCAATCACAAAGATTCTGAGATTACGACCACAATTGAACGTGAGTTTTTAAGAACGCTTGAAGGCGGTTGTACGGCTCCCATTGGGGCTTTGGCTCAAATAAAAGACCAATCAGTTCATTTTGAAGGAGTTATTTTTTCTTTGGATGGCAAGCAAAAAATTGAAATCCAAAAAGAGACTGAACCAAAAAATTCGTCAGGGTTTGGACAAGCTTGTGCCAAAGAGGTCTTGAATATGGGTGGAGATAAACTTATGGACGCAATACGAAATGAAAACAGTGCTCTCCACTAA
- a CDS encoding uroporphyrinogen-III synthase, producing the protein MKTVLSTKLLSPSQKELFLNSGIGMVEYDALHIEFLDIAIPDNYQNYIFTSKNAVKAFLNRSKHLDRNKCNAFCVGEKTRMLLEESGMKVIKAEENASDLGDFIIKNHENEKFLFLCGNLRREELPEMLSRNKIRCTQIIAYNTHLIPRKFNRIFDGILFFSPSGIKSYTQENSISKSLAFCIGNTTANEVKKHTDKIIIANRPTVENVLVQAIKYFKKHD; encoded by the coding sequence ATGAAAACAGTGCTCTCCACTAAATTACTCTCCCCTTCGCAAAAGGAATTATTTCTCAACTCGGGAATAGGTATGGTCGAGTATGATGCGCTCCATATTGAATTTTTGGACATAGCGATTCCTGATAATTACCAAAATTATATTTTCACCAGTAAGAATGCTGTAAAAGCATTTTTGAATCGTTCAAAACACCTCGATAGAAACAAATGCAATGCTTTTTGTGTGGGTGAAAAAACAAGGATGCTTTTGGAAGAAAGTGGCATGAAAGTCATTAAAGCTGAAGAAAATGCCTCAGATTTAGGTGATTTTATCATCAAAAATCATGAAAATGAGAAGTTTTTGTTTTTATGTGGAAACTTAAGAAGAGAGGAATTACCGGAGATGTTATCAAGAAATAAAATACGGTGTACTCAAATTATAGCCTATAATACTCATTTGATTCCTAGAAAATTCAATCGCATTTTTGACGGTATTCTTTTTTTTAGCCCGAGCGGTATAAAAAGTTATACGCAAGAAAATTCAATTTCAAAAAGTTTGGCCTTCTGTATTGGCAATACTACTGCCAATGAAGTAAAAAAGCACACAGATAAAATTATAATCGCCAACAGACCAACTGTGGAAAATGTATTGGTTCAAGCTATAAAATATTTTAAAAAACATGATTAA
- a CDS encoding GNAT family N-acetyltransferase: MQIDFENYSISPIQEKDAWRLCDFVVSNSERLKADFPKTLQQNLTPTLAELFVAKKVKEFVSKDEFLFTIKENTNRSIIGLLYVKELQKVAGQGELAYCISYRYEGLGITKTCVEKMIPWCFKEAKLHTLQIIVHDRNLASKQIAKRNGFAWKRTLPKEHTTGNGEILDMELFELHHPKTIH; the protein is encoded by the coding sequence ATGCAAATCGATTTTGAAAACTATAGTATTAGCCCAATTCAAGAAAAAGATGCTTGGAGGCTTTGCGATTTTGTGGTTTCAAATTCAGAACGATTAAAAGCGGATTTTCCAAAAACGTTACAACAAAATCTAACCCCAACTTTGGCCGAATTGTTTGTAGCAAAAAAGGTTAAGGAGTTTGTCTCAAAAGACGAATTCTTGTTTACAATTAAAGAAAATACCAATAGGTCTATTATTGGACTGTTATATGTAAAAGAGCTTCAAAAAGTAGCAGGTCAGGGAGAGTTGGCCTATTGTATTAGTTATCGTTATGAAGGACTGGGCATTACGAAAACTTGTGTTGAAAAAATGATTCCATGGTGTTTTAAAGAGGCAAAACTACATACACTTCAAATCATTGTTCATGACCGTAACTTGGCCAGTAAACAAATTGCAAAAAGGAATGGATTTGCTTGGAAACGAACTTTGCCAAAAGAGCACACAACAGGAAATGGAGAAATTCTCGATATGGAATTGTTTGAGCTTCATCATCCAAAAACCATACACTAA